In Mesorhizobium sp., one DNA window encodes the following:
- a CDS encoding cyclopropane-fatty-acyl-phospholipid synthase family protein: MNRLLKSVVSGLVRTGNLTVSGPKGATVRFGDGSGQHVHVVIRSRQAELAIALDPSLELPEAYMDGDLDIVEGDIFELLRIAYQNMGPAGVEAVWARAIEGIRYGLRRLHQMNDAARSRANVHSHYDLSGELYRLFLDADMQYSCAYFERPDMTLEEAQEAKKRHIAAKLRMSPRLDVLDIGSGWGGLGLYLARHFDASVLGVTLSTEQHALSSQRAQAEHLDNHVHFELRDYRDLQERFDRIVSVGMFEHVGVNHFHTFFDKAASLLKPDGVMLLHTIGRTGRPVATNAFIRKHIFPGGYIPALSEIMPAIERSDLAITDVEVLRLHYAETLRHWRERFLANRNRAKELYDERFCRMWEFYLAASEASFRWQDLVVFQIQLTKSNTALPITRDYIAEAERRLRDDAENNRPRQPMAQAGAKAGQPPKKPRSPLPAAKASQARTPK, translated from the coding sequence ATGAACAGGCTCTTGAAGAGTGTGGTCAGCGGTCTGGTCCGGACTGGGAATCTGACCGTCAGCGGCCCGAAAGGGGCCACGGTGCGTTTTGGCGACGGGTCGGGCCAGCACGTCCACGTCGTCATCCGTTCTCGTCAGGCCGAATTGGCGATCGCGCTCGATCCCTCGCTCGAACTGCCGGAAGCCTATATGGACGGCGACCTCGACATCGTCGAGGGAGACATTTTCGAACTGCTGAGGATCGCCTACCAGAACATGGGGCCCGCCGGGGTCGAGGCGGTCTGGGCGCGAGCGATCGAAGGCATCCGCTACGGCTTGCGCCGGTTGCACCAGATGAACGATGCAGCACGTTCCCGTGCCAACGTCCACAGCCACTACGACCTCTCGGGCGAACTCTACCGCCTCTTCCTCGACGCCGATATGCAATACTCCTGCGCCTATTTCGAACGGCCGGACATGACGCTCGAGGAAGCGCAGGAGGCGAAAAAGCGGCATATCGCGGCCAAGCTCAGGATGAGCCCGCGGCTCGACGTCCTCGACATCGGTTCGGGCTGGGGTGGGCTCGGCCTCTATCTTGCGCGCCATTTCGACGCGAGCGTGCTCGGCGTGACGCTGTCGACCGAGCAGCACGCACTGTCGTCACAGCGTGCCCAGGCAGAGCATCTCGACAACCACGTGCATTTCGAGCTGCGCGACTATCGCGATTTGCAGGAGCGGTTCGACCGTATCGTCTCCGTCGGCATGTTCGAGCATGTCGGCGTCAACCACTTCCATACCTTCTTCGACAAGGCAGCCTCTCTGCTCAAGCCGGACGGGGTGATGCTTCTACACACGATCGGCCGCACCGGCCGGCCGGTGGCGACGAACGCCTTTATCCGTAAACACATCTTCCCGGGCGGCTATATTCCGGCGCTGTCGGAAATCATGCCGGCGATCGAGCGGTCCGACCTCGCGATCACCGATGTCGAAGTGCTGCGGTTGCACTACGCCGAAACGCTGAGGCACTGGCGCGAGCGGTTCCTCGCCAACCGGAATAGGGCGAAGGAGCTCTACGACGAACGTTTCTGCCGGATGTGGGAGTTCTACCTGGCGGCTTCCGAAGCCTCGTTCCGCTGGCAGGATCTCGTCGTCTTCCAGATCCAGCTGACGAAATCGAACACGGCATTGCCGATTACCCGCGACTACATCGCCGAGGCGGAACGGCGGCTGCGCGACGACGCCGAGAATAACCGGCCCCGTCAGCCGATGGCGCAGGCGGGTGCCAAGGCCGGTCAGCCGCCGAAAAAGCCGAGAAGCCCCCTGCCCGCAGCGAAGGCGAGCCAGGCGAGAACGCCGAAGTAG
- a CDS encoding exopolysaccharide biosynthesis protein: MAIQFADTRETLYAALTRAIDSIDGPTITLRRLLSLVGEHGLLFICALLTIPFLIPVSIPGVSTVFGAAIILVAVGITANRMPWLPNRLMDKELDAEKLAGILRRGANVVAKVEAFIRPRAQAITGSGLASRVNGLALIFAGVLLMAPLGLVPFSNTLPAFAILLLAVGMSQRDGFVVLAGYAMIVATLVYFGVLAWLAFAAGRGLLGFFGG; this comes from the coding sequence TTGGCCATACAATTCGCCGACACGCGCGAAACTCTTTATGCCGCGCTGACTCGCGCCATCGATTCGATCGACGGGCCGACGATCACACTCCGCCGGCTGCTTTCGCTGGTGGGAGAGCACGGTCTGCTCTTTATTTGCGCCCTGTTGACCATTCCGTTCCTCATCCCGGTCTCTATTCCCGGCGTCAGCACGGTTTTCGGGGCGGCGATCATCCTGGTCGCCGTCGGCATTACCGCCAATCGGATGCCCTGGTTGCCGAATCGGCTGATGGACAAGGAACTGGATGCCGAGAAGCTCGCTGGCATTCTGAGGCGCGGGGCGAATGTCGTAGCGAAGGTGGAAGCCTTTATCCGCCCCCGTGCCCAGGCGATCACCGGCAGCGGTCTCGCCAGCCGTGTCAACGGCCTGGCGCTGATCTTCGCCGGCGTCCTCCTGATGGCGCCGCTTGGCTTGGTGCCGTTCTCGAACACGCTCCCGGCCTTTGCCATACTCTTGCTCGCCGTCGGCATGTCGCAGCGCGACGGGTTCGTGGTCCTGGCGGGCTATGCGATGATCGTCGCGACCTTGGTCTACTTCGGCGTTCTCGCCTGGCTCGCCTTCGCTGCGGGCAGGGGGCTTCTCGGCTTTTTCGGCGGCTGA
- a CDS encoding replicative DNA helicase, with amino-acid sequence MAEALRKTAPAETPLYREAPNNIEAEQALLGAILVNNDAYYRVSDFLKPGHFYEPLHRKIFEVAGELIRMGKMANPVTIKTFLPADGKVGDLTVPHYLARIAAEAVTVINAADYGRAIYDLATRRALITVGEDMVNIAYDAPVDMAPREQIEDAERRLFELAETGRYDGGFESFGDAVRTAIDMAAAAYQRDGHLSGVATGLRDLDNRMGGLQASDLVIIAGRPGMGKTSLATNIAFNIAESYVPAQQADGSFKAANGGVIGFFSLEMSAEQLATRIISEQAEVPSSKIRRGDLTEADFEKLVACTQTLQKIPLYIDQTGGISIAQLAARARRLKRQRGLDVIVIDYIQLMQGSSAKSSQNRVQEITEITTGLKALAKELGVPIIALSQLSRQVESRDDKRPQLSDLRESGSIEQDADVVIFVYREEYYLKNKEPKLGTPEYVQWENAMNEARGKAEVIIAKQRHGPTGTVSLAFQGEYTRFSDLAEEHHLPERFE; translated from the coding sequence ATGGCTGAAGCACTGCGCAAGACCGCTCCGGCGGAGACGCCGCTCTATCGCGAGGCGCCGAACAATATCGAGGCGGAGCAGGCGCTGCTCGGCGCCATCCTCGTCAACAACGATGCCTACTATCGGGTGTCGGATTTCCTGAAGCCGGGGCATTTCTACGAGCCCTTGCACCGCAAGATATTCGAGGTCGCCGGCGAATTGATCCGCATGGGCAAGATGGCCAATCCGGTGACGATCAAGACCTTCCTGCCGGCCGACGGCAAGGTGGGCGACCTGACCGTGCCGCATTACCTGGCCCGCATCGCCGCCGAGGCGGTGACCGTCATCAACGCCGCCGACTACGGGCGCGCGATCTACGACCTGGCGACGCGGCGGGCGCTGATCACCGTCGGCGAGGACATGGTCAACATCGCCTATGACGCGCCGGTCGACATGGCTCCGCGCGAGCAGATCGAGGACGCCGAGCGCCGGCTGTTCGAACTGGCCGAGACCGGCCGCTACGACGGCGGCTTCGAGAGCTTCGGCGACGCGGTGCGCACCGCCATCGACATGGCCGCCGCCGCCTACCAGCGCGACGGGCACCTTTCGGGCGTCGCGACGGGCCTGCGTGACCTCGACAACCGCATGGGCGGCCTGCAGGCGTCCGACCTGGTCATCATCGCGGGACGCCCCGGCATGGGCAAGACGTCGCTTGCCACCAACATCGCCTTCAACATCGCGGAAAGCTATGTTCCGGCGCAGCAGGCCGACGGGTCGTTCAAGGCCGCAAACGGCGGCGTGATCGGCTTCTTCTCGCTCGAAATGTCGGCGGAGCAGCTCGCCACCCGCATCATTTCCGAACAGGCGGAGGTGCCGTCGTCCAAGATCAGGCGCGGCGACCTCACCGAGGCGGATTTCGAGAAGCTGGTCGCCTGCACCCAGACGCTGCAGAAGATCCCGCTTTATATCGACCAGACCGGCGGCATCTCGATCGCGCAGCTCGCCGCCCGCGCGCGACGGCTGAAGCGTCAGCGCGGGCTCGACGTCATCGTCATCGACTATATCCAGCTGATGCAGGGATCGAGCGCCAAGTCGTCGCAGAACCGCGTGCAGGAAATCACCGAGATCACGACGGGCCTGAAGGCGCTGGCCAAGGAGCTCGGCGTGCCGATCATCGCGCTGTCGCAGCTGTCGCGCCAGGTCGAGAGCCGTGACGACAAGCGGCCGCAATTGTCCGACCTGCGCGAATCCGGCTCGATCGAGCAGGACGCCGACGTGGTGATTTTCGTCTATCGAGAGGAATACTATCTGAAGAACAAGGAGCCGAAGCTCGGCACGCCCGAATATGTTCAGTGGGAGAACGCGATGAACGAGGCTCGCGGCAAGGCCGAGGTGATCATCGCCAAGCAGCGTCATGGACCGACGGGCACCGTGTCGCTCGCCTTTCAGGGCGAATACACCCGCTTCTCGGATCTGGCCGAAGAGCACCATCTGCCAGAGAGGTTCGAGTAG
- the alr gene encoding alanine racemase → MRYAGASLTIDLDALKANYAALAQVCAPAVTAGVVKADAYGLGIERVAPALADAGCTRFFVALPEEGAAVRRAVPDATIYVLNGLFSEESGSLYLEDGLIPVLNSPTDIRLWETFCGVSGVRLPCAINVDTGMNRLGMTVQEALAFAEENALTQAIDPVLVMSHLACADDQAHPMNRRQLESFQEVTAAFPGIESSLANSAGILLGAEYHFSITRPGIAVYGGAILPGTANPMREVATAEARVAQIRHARAGETVSYGATQTLSRDTIIAVAAIGYADGYPRAGSATGVALRQTNRPAGHGFIQGRRVPILGRITMDLTMFDVTDLGPGMIAKGDFIELFGPNLPIDDAAAAAGTISYELLTSLGRRYHRRYVGA, encoded by the coding sequence ATGCGTTACGCCGGCGCAAGCCTGACAATCGATCTCGACGCGCTGAAGGCGAACTACGCAGCGCTGGCGCAGGTCTGCGCACCGGCCGTCACGGCCGGCGTCGTCAAGGCCGACGCCTATGGTCTCGGAATCGAGCGTGTCGCGCCGGCGCTTGCCGATGCCGGCTGCACGCGGTTCTTCGTAGCGCTGCCCGAGGAAGGCGCGGCGGTGCGCAGGGCGGTGCCGGACGCGACGATCTACGTGCTCAACGGACTGTTCTCGGAGGAATCCGGGAGCCTTTACCTCGAAGACGGCCTGATTCCAGTGCTCAATTCGCCAACCGACATCCGGCTGTGGGAGACGTTCTGCGGCGTGAGCGGCGTCCGGCTGCCTTGCGCGATCAACGTTGACACCGGCATGAACCGGCTCGGCATGACGGTCCAGGAAGCGCTCGCCTTCGCCGAGGAGAACGCGCTGACTCAGGCGATCGACCCGGTGCTGGTGATGAGCCATCTCGCCTGCGCGGACGATCAGGCGCATCCCATGAACCGGCGTCAACTGGAGTCGTTTCAGGAGGTTACGGCGGCTTTTCCAGGGATTGAATCAAGCCTGGCAAATTCTGCCGGCATTCTGCTTGGTGCAGAATACCACTTCTCCATCACCCGACCCGGCATCGCGGTCTACGGCGGTGCTATCCTGCCCGGCACCGCGAATCCGATGCGGGAAGTGGCGACTGCCGAAGCAAGGGTGGCGCAAATCCGTCACGCCCGGGCGGGCGAGACTGTGAGCTACGGCGCGACACAGACCCTCTCGCGCGACACGATCATCGCAGTGGCGGCCATCGGCTACGCCGACGGCTATCCGCGCGCAGGATCCGCGACGGGCGTTGCGCTCAGGCAGACGAACCGCCCGGCCGGCCACGGCTTCATCCAGGGCCGTCGCGTGCCGATCCTTGGGCGGATCACGATGGACCTGACCATGTTCGACGTCACCGACCTCGGGCCGGGCATGATCGCCAAGGGCGATTTCATCGAATTGTTCGGTCCGAACCTGCCGATCGACGACGCGGCGGCTGCTGCCGGCACCATCTCCTACGAACTTCTGACTTCGCTCGGGCGGCGCTATCACCGACGCTATGTCGGAGCGTAG
- a CDS encoding type II toxin-antitoxin system Phd/YefM family antitoxin, with amino-acid sequence MIKVSSAEFQRNIGRYQDMALKEPIAVTRNGRERTVMLSVEEYQRLKRRDRRVMGLEDFTADDIAAIEEARAPEHTKEFDHEVED; translated from the coding sequence ATGATCAAGGTCAGTTCGGCCGAATTCCAGCGCAATATCGGCCGCTATCAGGACATGGCGCTCAAGGAACCCATCGCCGTCACCCGCAACGGGCGGGAGCGGACGGTGATGCTCTCGGTGGAAGAATACCAGCGCCTGAAGCGGAGGGACAGGCGGGTGATGGGGTTGGAGGACTTCACCGCGGACGATATCGCCGCGATTGAAGAGGCGCGGGCGCCCGAACATACTAAGGAATTCGACCACGAAGTCGAAGACTAG